A genomic segment from uncultured Alistipes sp. encodes:
- a CDS encoding conjugal transfer protein TraI, with amino-acid sequence MSRFHNRNFELLEPYDAKVSCTVLRGESIRKDADLLDKKYYDALKAVNNLVRSARKVQQCMLLVGEISDIYVNGYQRMVVDDNFSAAELAAIATGYARIIEESAGELKELQDIVNPTDMSLTDKDRIDVVERVYGVLRHHRDLARYYTRKNISISLLRGTRRNDLDRVMALYGTDEQRYW; translated from the coding sequence ATGAGCCGGTTTCATAACAGAAACTTTGAGTTGCTTGAGCCGTATGATGCGAAAGTATCATGTACGGTTCTTAGAGGGGAAAGCATCCGCAAGGATGCCGACCTACTCGACAAGAAATATTACGACGCACTGAAGGCGGTCAACAACCTCGTCCGCTCGGCCCGCAAGGTCCAGCAGTGCATGTTGCTCGTCGGGGAGATCTCCGACATCTACGTCAACGGCTATCAGCGCATGGTGGTCGATGACAATTTTTCGGCCGCGGAACTGGCCGCCATCGCCACGGGATATGCCCGGATCATCGAGGAGTCGGCCGGGGAACTCAAGGAGCTGCAGGATATTGTCAACCCCACGGACATGTCGCTGACGGACAAGGACCGTATCGACGTGGTGGAACGGGTCTACGGCGTGCTGCGCCACCATCGGGATCTGGCCCGCTACTACACGCGCAAGAACATCTCCATCTCGCTGCTGCGCGGCACCCGGCGCAACGACCTCGACCGCGTGATGGCTCTTTACGGAACCGACGAACAACGATACTGGTAG
- the traN gene encoding conjugative transposon protein TraN: MKRDLIYLTLLSALFAAAKVMAQNEGTTSRQELTPRTIEVGFTKTLHILFPAPVTYIDIGSMAIIAGKADGAENVVRVKAAVRDFAEETNLTVITEDGGFYTFDARYAENPFPSTIEIAAAESPTTQPASASEPARTDEGRVLLREVGRERPATVKRVLSDIYRQNRADVKGIHTRKYGVEVEVRGIYVHNDVIYLHVQIANNTNISFEVDYRRFVVADRKAAKRTAQQQRIIEPLRVCNDLSIVRGHQRQRIVFTLPKLTLEEDKMLLLEIAEKDGARHQYLEISSKELLGAKAL; this comes from the coding sequence ATGAAACGAGACCTCATTTATCTGACTCTTCTGTCCGCTCTTTTTGCCGCGGCCAAAGTCATGGCCCAAAATGAGGGGACCACGTCCCGACAGGAGCTCACGCCCCGCACCATCGAAGTGGGATTCACGAAGACCTTGCATATCCTCTTCCCGGCGCCCGTAACCTACATCGACATCGGCTCGATGGCCATCATCGCCGGGAAAGCCGACGGCGCGGAGAATGTCGTGCGGGTGAAGGCCGCCGTGCGCGACTTTGCGGAGGAGACCAACCTCACGGTAATTACCGAGGACGGCGGGTTCTACACCTTCGATGCCCGGTATGCCGAGAACCCCTTCCCGTCGACCATCGAGATTGCGGCCGCGGAGAGTCCGACGACACAGCCCGCGTCAGCCTCGGAACCTGCCCGTACGGACGAGGGGCGCGTGCTGCTCCGCGAGGTGGGGCGGGAACGCCCTGCCACGGTAAAACGCGTGTTGAGCGACATATACCGCCAGAACCGCGCGGATGTAAAGGGTATCCACACCCGAAAATACGGCGTAGAGGTCGAGGTGCGGGGTATCTACGTCCACAACGACGTGATCTACCTCCATGTGCAGATTGCCAACAACACGAACATCTCCTTCGAGGTGGACTATCGCCGCTTTGTCGTCGCGGACCGCAAGGCGGCCAAACGCACGGCTCAACAACAGCGCATCATCGAACCGCTGCGGGTCTGCAACGACCTCTCGATCGTGCGCGGACACCAGCGCCAACGCATCGTTTTCACCCTCCCGAAACTGACTCTCGAGGAGGACAAGATGCTCCTGTTGGAGATCGCCGAGAAGGACGGGGCTCGCCACCAATATCTCGAAATTTCGAGCAAGGAGCTGCTCGGAGCGAAGGCTCTGTAA
- the traM gene encoding conjugative transposon protein TraM — translation MEERQKNTPTPDSATAFERQRKRKVILVAAVGSCLVIAFIWLLFKPAPTIGEGQAGINTTLPDGKTPKIEGDKRKAAERVASEEQSRNRMMTLGDNSFSLLDEELRNTEPQSPAEDPVRRAAEANRAMQQQARQFYAAPPRNAEVEELREQVASLQQQLDIERQQPDPMEVTEEQYRLAQRYLGGGTGVSSEADGMKSPGRFSVMRPVREGDVRASTLNPRIDSARERNIGFLTAAGVLPVDTAPTIRACVAQTQVVRVGSTIALRLLEPVRIDGEVIPRNTPLYGAVSVTSDRLRVTVTSIEYRGRIFQVQAEAYDLDGQPGINVPNSRERTALKEALASVGQTAGTSVNITHSAGQQVLAELARGGIQASSRYLSEKLREVRITLKANHQMLLISKEN, via the coding sequence ATGGAAGAGCGACAAAAAAACACACCGACGCCCGACTCCGCTACGGCATTCGAGCGTCAGCGAAAAAGAAAAGTCATCCTGGTGGCCGCAGTCGGGAGTTGTCTGGTCATCGCGTTCATCTGGCTCCTCTTCAAGCCCGCACCCACGATCGGCGAGGGGCAGGCAGGAATCAACACCACGCTGCCCGACGGCAAGACCCCGAAGATCGAGGGTGACAAGCGCAAGGCCGCGGAGCGCGTGGCCAGCGAGGAGCAGTCCCGCAACCGGATGATGACCCTCGGGGACAACTCCTTCTCGCTGCTCGATGAAGAGCTTCGCAACACGGAACCGCAGTCTCCGGCCGAGGATCCCGTGCGCCGGGCTGCCGAGGCGAACCGTGCCATGCAGCAGCAGGCCCGGCAATTCTACGCCGCGCCGCCGCGCAATGCCGAGGTCGAAGAGCTCCGCGAGCAGGTGGCCTCCCTGCAGCAGCAACTCGACATCGAACGGCAGCAGCCCGACCCGATGGAGGTGACCGAGGAGCAGTACCGCCTCGCACAGCGCTACCTCGGAGGTGGGACCGGGGTTTCAAGCGAGGCCGACGGTATGAAATCCCCGGGACGTTTCAGCGTCATGCGTCCCGTCCGCGAGGGCGATGTCCGGGCCTCGACCCTCAATCCGCGGATCGACTCCGCGCGGGAACGCAACATCGGGTTTCTGACGGCCGCGGGTGTTCTTCCGGTAGATACGGCTCCGACCATCCGGGCCTGCGTTGCGCAGACGCAGGTCGTGCGTGTAGGCTCGACAATCGCTCTCCGGCTGCTGGAACCGGTACGCATCGACGGCGAGGTGATCCCCCGCAATACGCCGCTCTACGGCGCCGTCTCCGTAACGAGCGACCGGCTGCGGGTGACGGTAACCTCCATCGAATACCGGGGGCGCATCTTCCAGGTGCAGGCCGAGGCGTATGATCTCGACGGCCAGCCGGGAATCAACGTCCCTAACTCCCGTGAGCGGACAGCCCTCAAGGAGGCGCTGGCATCCGTGGGACAGACGGCCGGGACGAGCGTGAACATCACCCATTCGGCCGGGCAACAGGTCCTCGCAGAGCTGGCACGGGGCGGAATTCAGGCATCCTCCCGATACCTCTCCGAGAAGCTCCGCGAGGTACGCATCACCCTCAAGGCCAACCACCAGATGCTGTTAATCTCCAAAGAAAACTAA
- a CDS encoding Fic family protein codes for MKYLNIKKALAAWQNLQPLSEKDRERLSRRFTVDFNYNSNHIEGNTLTYGQTEILLLFGKVIGEADVRDVQEMTASNVGLRMMTEEAAVKGVPLTQNFIRTLHKTILREDYTVYRNLPGGMQTSYVIHAGQYKTRPNSVITRYGDRFEYASPEETPGLMGDLVDWYNAAEKEGKLSPVELAALFHYRYIRIHPFEDGNGRIARLMVNYILTRHDYPMIVVRSRKKSEYLDALHQTDMEVGPVPSDGAHADIKDIHPFLKYFNDLVATEIYNDVLFVSEQNENVWWYDGERIAFRTPNYTKILNAMRTQPTLTLADMKEKTGISVTAIQKLLDQLISKKYVERGEKEGSWRVFVTQ; via the coding sequence ATGAAATATCTTAACATAAAAAAGGCTCTTGCTGCATGGCAGAATTTGCAGCCACTTTCGGAAAAGGATAGAGAACGACTTAGCCGACGTTTTACAGTGGATTTCAATTACAACAGCAACCACATTGAAGGTAACACGTTAACTTATGGACAGACAGAAATTCTGCTGCTTTTCGGCAAAGTGATTGGGGAGGCAGACGTGCGTGACGTACAAGAAATGACCGCAAGTAACGTAGGCCTGCGAATGATGACGGAAGAAGCTGCGGTGAAGGGAGTGCCATTGACACAGAATTTTATCCGGACATTACATAAAACCATATTACGAGAAGATTATACTGTTTATCGTAATTTGCCTGGCGGCATGCAAACAAGTTATGTAATTCATGCCGGCCAGTATAAGACACGACCGAACAGTGTTATTACACGGTATGGGGACAGATTCGAATATGCTTCACCCGAGGAGACTCCTGGATTAATGGGAGATCTGGTGGATTGGTATAATGCCGCGGAGAAAGAGGGGAAATTATCTCCAGTAGAGTTGGCCGCGCTGTTTCACTATCGTTATATACGCATTCATCCATTCGAGGACGGCAACGGTCGTATTGCACGACTGATGGTGAACTACATTCTGACTCGCCATGACTATCCGATGATTGTAGTACGCAGTCGTAAAAAAAGTGAGTATTTAGACGCTTTACACCAAACTGATATGGAGGTTGGCCCTGTCCCCAGTGATGGAGCCCATGCAGACATCAAGGACATCCACCCTTTTTTGAAATATTTCAATGATCTGGTAGCTACGGAAATATATAATGATGTATTGTTTGTAAGCGAGCAAAATGAAAATGTATGGTGGTATGATGGGGAACGGATTGCCTTCCGAACACCCAATTATACGAAAATTCTGAACGCTATGCGAACACAGCCAACATTAACATTGGCAGACATGAAAGAGAAAACAGGTATTAGTGTGACGGCTATACAGAAACTGCTGGATCAGTTGATTTCCAAAAAATATGTGGAGCGTGGCGAGAAGGAAGGAAGCTGGAGAGTATTTGTAACACAATAA
- the ltrA gene encoding group II intron reverse transcriptase/maturase, which produces MNEMKRSCAPTDRQPHWENIDWDKCDREVRKLQARIVKAQKEGRYGKVKSLQWLLTHSFTAKALAVKRVTSNKGKNTSGVDKVLWSTPAAKANAIRVLRRRDYRPMPLKRVNIRKSNGKLRPLGIPTMKDRAMQALYLMALDPVAETTADNHSYGFRKERCTGDAIHQCYINLSKESSPQWVLEGDIKGCFDHISHEWLLNNIPMDKVMLRKWLKSGFVFNKQLFPTEEGTPQGGIISPTLANMTLDGLQAMLETRFQRIDLYGPRRTYYPKVHLIRYADDFIVTAQRRDMLEQEVMPMIKEFLQARGLTLSEEKTKITHIEDGFDFLGFNIRKYKGKLLIMPSKESQKRFQQKVNEIVNSHKAIPQESLIRLLNPVITGWANYYQHVVSGRIFQKMDFHVYQKLLQWSLRRHPAKGKWWVVEKYFHRHRGRTWVFAAPFDKEGRMELFPIKWLTDTKITRYAKLKCDANPYDPEWREYFERRETRLMLQSARGRNTIVRIWKRQQRRCPCCGEPITRNTPWRVAEKTVNGHAERTLVHNHCGRFNVKPFNKEEYEPVS; this is translated from the coding sequence ATGAACGAGATGAAAAGATCGTGTGCACCTACTGACCGACAGCCGCACTGGGAGAATATCGACTGGGACAAATGCGACCGGGAGGTTAGAAAGCTGCAAGCACGTATTGTAAAGGCTCAAAAGGAAGGTCGCTACGGCAAGGTCAAATCCTTGCAGTGGCTGCTGACCCACTCGTTCACGGCCAAAGCTCTGGCTGTGAAACGGGTGACTTCCAACAAAGGGAAGAATACATCGGGAGTGGACAAGGTATTATGGTCTACTCCTGCTGCCAAGGCGAATGCCATTCGTGTGTTGAGAAGGCGGGATTACAGGCCTATGCCTTTGAAACGGGTAAACATTCGCAAGAGCAACGGGAAATTACGCCCGTTGGGAATACCCACGATGAAAGACAGAGCCATGCAGGCATTGTATCTCATGGCATTAGACCCCGTAGCAGAAACTACTGCGGACAACCATTCCTACGGATTCCGCAAAGAGAGGTGCACGGGTGATGCCATCCATCAATGCTACATCAATCTGTCCAAAGAATCATCGCCGCAGTGGGTTCTGGAGGGCGACATTAAAGGATGCTTCGACCACATCAGCCATGAATGGCTGCTCAACAATATCCCGATGGATAAAGTGATGCTCCGGAAATGGCTTAAAAGCGGTTTTGTATTCAACAAACAGCTCTTTCCCACCGAAGAGGGTACTCCCCAGGGAGGTATCATATCGCCGACTCTTGCGAACATGACGCTTGACGGCCTGCAAGCAATGCTCGAAACCAGATTTCAGAGAATTGATTTGTATGGGCCCCGAAGAACGTATTATCCGAAAGTGCATCTTATCCGCTACGCAGATGACTTCATCGTCACCGCTCAACGTAGGGATATGTTGGAACAGGAGGTCATGCCGATGATCAAAGAGTTTCTTCAAGCCCGGGGGCTTACCCTGTCAGAAGAGAAGACGAAGATAACTCACATTGAAGATGGCTTTGACTTTTTGGGCTTCAATATTCGGAAGTACAAGGGCAAGCTCCTCATTATGCCGTCTAAAGAGAGCCAAAAGAGATTCCAGCAGAAAGTAAATGAGATCGTCAATTCTCACAAAGCAATCCCGCAGGAATCACTCATCAGGCTTCTTAATCCGGTCATAACCGGGTGGGCGAACTATTACCAACACGTCGTGTCAGGCAGGATTTTCCAGAAGATGGACTTCCACGTCTACCAGAAACTTTTGCAATGGTCGCTCCGGCGACATCCGGCGAAAGGGAAATGGTGGGTAGTCGAAAAGTATTTCCACAGACACCGGGGCAGGACATGGGTTTTTGCCGCACCTTTCGACAAGGAGGGCAGAATGGAACTGTTCCCGATCAAGTGGCTGACGGATACTAAAATTACCCGTTATGCAAAGCTGAAATGCGATGCCAATCCCTATGATCCGGAATGGCGGGAGTATTTCGAGAGGCGGGAAACCCGCTTGATGCTCCAGTCTGCGAGAGGCAGAAACACGATTGTCCGAATCTGGAAACGCCAACAGCGCAGATGTCCCTGCTGCGGGGAACCCATAACCCGGAATACCCCTTGGAGGGTTGCCGAGAAAACGGTAAACGGACATGCCGAGCGAACGCTTGTGCATAACCACTGCGGCAGGTTTAATGTCAAACCCTTTAACAAAGAAGAATATGAGCCGGTTTCATAA
- a CDS encoding reverse transcriptase domain-containing protein: MRNPENVLNSLSKHSKDSSYKFERLYRVLFNEEMFYAAYQRIYSKAGNMTAGADGQTIDGMSIDRIKQLVDSLKNETYQPAPSKRAYIPKKNGKKRPLGIPSFNDKLVQEVVRMILEAIYEGSFEHTSHGFRPGRSCHTALISIQKSFSAVKWFIEGDIKGFYDNIDHDVLISILRERIADERFLRLIRKILNAGYVEDWVFHRTYSGTPQGGIVSPILANIYLDKLDKYIREYINRFNKGEIRKGNAQYKLYEQRRYRLAKKLKNEKDEKVREQMTAEIKRLREERNKFPARNEMDSSIRRIKYVRYADDFLIGIIGSLEDCKTVKEDIKNYLKEALKLELSDEKTLITSAQKPAKFLGFDIFIRRSNDLRKDKNGRTVRAFGHVPVLYLNFETMRKKLFDYKAARIAVVNGKEVWKSIVRTYMIDLDDLEIVSQFNAEIRGFYNYYSIANNSPAINSFYHIMSYSMYKTFARKYKSSVKKILTKYKKGGTFKVAYENKKGKMLYQSFYHEGFKRKKNAGATSCDTIPRTVTITGGRNSLMERLKLQVCELCGATDKLEMHHVRKLKDLTGKSDWEKRMIARRRKTLAVCSKCHAKIDPDRRIRLN; the protein is encoded by the coding sequence ATGAGAAATCCAGAGAATGTGTTAAACAGTCTGTCTAAACACAGCAAGGACTCAAGCTACAAGTTTGAGCGGCTGTACAGAGTGCTGTTTAATGAAGAAATGTTCTATGCTGCTTACCAGCGTATTTACAGCAAGGCGGGCAACATGACGGCAGGAGCCGATGGGCAAACCATCGACGGAATGAGCATCGACCGCATTAAGCAACTGGTTGATAGCCTTAAAAATGAGACTTATCAGCCAGCTCCGTCCAAAAGGGCGTACATCCCGAAGAAAAACGGGAAAAAACGCCCGCTTGGCATCCCCTCATTCAACGACAAATTGGTGCAGGAAGTGGTTAGAATGATATTGGAAGCTATCTACGAGGGCAGTTTTGAGCATACCTCGCACGGGTTTCGGCCCGGGCGTAGTTGCCATACCGCACTTATCAGCATACAGAAGTCATTCTCGGCCGTGAAATGGTTCATTGAGGGCGACATCAAAGGGTTCTACGACAACATCGACCATGATGTGTTGATAAGCATCCTGCGGGAACGCATCGCCGACGAGAGATTTCTACGGCTTATCCGCAAAATCCTGAACGCCGGTTACGTCGAAGATTGGGTATTTCACAGAACGTACAGCGGCACGCCGCAGGGCGGTATTGTCAGTCCAATACTGGCGAATATCTACCTCGACAAACTCGACAAGTACATCCGTGAGTATATCAACCGGTTCAACAAGGGGGAGATACGGAAAGGCAACGCTCAGTACAAGCTCTACGAGCAGCGGAGATACCGGCTGGCTAAGAAGCTGAAAAATGAGAAAGATGAAAAGGTAAGAGAACAGATGACCGCTGAAATCAAGCGGCTACGGGAAGAAAGGAACAAGTTTCCCGCGCGTAATGAAATGGACAGCAGTATCAGACGCATAAAATACGTTCGGTACGCAGATGACTTTCTGATTGGAATAATCGGTAGTCTGGAAGACTGCAAAACGGTAAAAGAGGACATTAAAAACTATTTAAAAGAGGCTCTTAAACTGGAACTGTCAGATGAAAAGACACTGATAACCAGCGCACAGAAACCCGCCAAGTTCCTCGGATTCGACATTTTTATCCGTAGGAGCAATGATTTACGCAAGGATAAAAACGGCAGAACGGTCAGGGCGTTCGGACACGTCCCGGTCTTGTATCTGAATTTTGAAACAATGCGAAAGAAACTCTTTGACTACAAGGCCGCAAGAATAGCGGTCGTGAACGGCAAAGAGGTATGGAAATCCATCGTCAGAACGTACATGATCGATTTGGACGACCTGGAAATAGTCAGTCAGTTCAACGCCGAAATCCGGGGATTCTACAACTACTACTCGATAGCCAATAACAGCCCGGCCATCAACTCTTTCTATCACATCATGTCATACAGTATGTACAAGACTTTCGCAAGAAAGTACAAGTCGTCTGTTAAGAAAATCCTGACCAAGTATAAAAAGGGAGGGACGTTCAAAGTGGCATATGAGAACAAGAAGGGTAAAATGCTCTACCAATCATTCTATCACGAAGGCTTCAAACGCAAAAAAAATGCAGGGGCTACCTCATGCGACACTATCCCGCGGACAGTTACAATAACTGGTGGTCGTAATAGCCTGATGGAAAGGCTGAAACTCCAAGTCTGCGAATTATGCGGTGCTACGGATAAACTCGAAATGCACCACGTCCGCAAACTTAAAGACCTGACAGGTAAGTCCGATTGGGAGAAGAGAATGATCGCCCGGCGCCGGAAGACGCTGGCGGTCTGCTCAAAGTGTCATGCAAAGATAGACCCTGACCGACGGATCAGACTGAATTAG
- a CDS encoding IS110 family transposase, protein MRGQRNEISFRGQKIYIGIDVHLKSWSVTVLSETSVLKKFSQHPSPEALHGFLARSYPGAEYHSVYEAGFCGFWIHERLTALGIDNIVVNPGDVPTKSSEKLRKSDAVDSSKLARSLRANELKGIYTPDSASLEMRSLIRLKNSITKDTTRQKNRIKSQLRYLGIGIPQEFLEPFSNWSKRFIAWLKEVETLTPSGRQALDIQIRHLEELRRQKLEMTRALRTLAKTDRFREPLRLIMTVPGFGQATGMAFLSEICDIARFRNAEQLAAYIGMIPMCHSSGEKDGTGDITVRRNAVMRCNLIEAAWVAVRQDPAMNLFFTEQCKRMPKSKAIVKVARKLVNRLYFVLKHQTDYVNSVMS, encoded by the coding sequence ATGAGAGGACAAAGAAACGAAATTAGTTTCAGAGGACAAAAGATTTATATAGGGATCGATGTCCATTTGAAGAGTTGGTCGGTTACGGTCTTGTCGGAGACCTCCGTGCTGAAGAAGTTTAGTCAGCATCCGAGTCCGGAAGCATTGCACGGATTTCTGGCGCGGAGTTATCCGGGAGCCGAATATCATTCGGTATACGAAGCCGGCTTCTGCGGGTTCTGGATACACGAACGGCTGACGGCATTAGGGATTGACAACATCGTGGTCAATCCGGGGGATGTTCCGACCAAGAGCAGTGAAAAGCTTCGTAAGAGTGACGCCGTGGATAGCAGCAAGCTGGCGCGGAGTTTACGAGCCAACGAACTGAAAGGCATTTACACGCCGGACAGCGCATCGTTGGAGATGCGTTCCTTGATAAGATTGAAGAACTCGATAACAAAAGACACGACGCGTCAGAAGAACCGGATCAAGTCCCAATTGCGGTATCTGGGCATTGGGATTCCACAAGAGTTCCTCGAACCGTTCTCCAACTGGTCAAAACGTTTTATTGCCTGGTTGAAGGAGGTTGAAACCCTCACACCGAGCGGGCGTCAGGCCCTCGACATTCAAATCCGGCATCTGGAGGAGCTACGCCGCCAGAAGTTGGAGATGACACGGGCTTTGCGGACATTGGCCAAGACGGACCGGTTTCGCGAACCGCTGCGGTTGATTATGACCGTTCCGGGGTTCGGACAGGCTACGGGAATGGCATTTCTTTCGGAGATATGCGACATTGCCCGTTTCCGCAATGCCGAACAACTGGCCGCCTATATCGGGATGATCCCGATGTGCCATTCCAGTGGAGAGAAAGATGGGACAGGAGACATTACCGTGCGAAGAAACGCCGTCATGCGCTGTAACCTGATAGAGGCCGCATGGGTGGCGGTACGTCAAGACCCTGCGATGAACCTGTTTTTTACTGAACAGTGCAAGCGAATGCCAAAGAGCAAGGCCATCGTAAAGGTCGCTCGCAAACTGGTCAACAGATTATACTTCGTACTCAAGCACCAGACTGATTATGTCAATAGTGTCATGTCATAG
- the traK gene encoding conjugative transposon protein TraK: MEFKSLLNIETSFRQLRLYALIFAGICAVVTITAVCLSYAFAERQREKIYVLDNGRSLMVALSQDLAQNRPVEAREHVRRFHELFFSLSPDKAAIESNMVRALQMADKSALSYYKLLQEKGFFNRLIAANVSQMVHVDSIRCNFDRYPYEATTYARQRIMRENTITERSLVTTCRLVNVSRSDNNPQGFLVEDLMIVENKDLQTYDR; this comes from the coding sequence ATGGAATTCAAATCATTGCTGAACATCGAAACCTCCTTCCGGCAGTTGCGCCTCTATGCGCTCATCTTCGCCGGGATCTGCGCCGTGGTGACCATCACGGCCGTCTGCCTCTCGTATGCCTTTGCCGAGCGGCAGCGCGAGAAGATCTACGTCCTCGACAACGGGCGCTCGCTCATGGTCGCCCTCTCGCAGGACCTTGCCCAGAACCGTCCCGTCGAGGCCCGCGAGCATGTACGCCGCTTCCACGAACTCTTCTTCTCGCTCTCGCCCGACAAGGCGGCCATCGAGTCGAACATGGTGCGGGCCCTGCAGATGGCCGACAAGAGTGCCCTGTCCTACTACAAGCTCCTGCAGGAGAAGGGATTCTTCAACCGACTGATTGCCGCCAATGTCTCGCAAATGGTCCATGTGGACAGCATCCGCTGCAACTTCGACCGCTATCCCTACGAAGCCACGACCTACGCCCGGCAGCGCATCATGCGTGAGAACACGATCACCGAGCGGTCGCTCGTCACGACCTGCCGGCTGGTCAACGTCTCCCGCTCGGACAACAACCCGCAGGGGTTTCTGGTCGAGGATCTGATGATTGTTGAAAATAAGGATCTGCAGACCTATGACCGTTAA
- the traJ gene encoding conjugative transposon protein TraJ, translating to MVQALSISENIHTILRVLYDDMMVLCYPMAKVATAIAGIGALVYIACRIWQAMARAEPIDLFPLLRPMAIGICIMFFPTLVLGSLNGILSPLVQATHSLMVGQTFDMQEWRQECARLEQESRERLPAESYYTEDEEKERELQALGIDEQSQQSLDRMQSERKSWSFKGMILKALTTIMELFFAAAGVILDVLRTFYLIVLSLLGPIAFAISIFDGFQNTLVQWFSKYISIYLWLPISDLFSAIIARLQTLSLQHDAEMMAQDYNWYFDMSNSINLIFILVAICGYLCIPSIASWVVQANGFSSYNKTTSRATSLVSGGAGWITGKVWAGTKSTVGGVGKGLATAARLIIKK from the coding sequence ATGGTACAGGCACTCTCCATTTCGGAGAACATCCACACGATTCTCCGCGTTCTCTACGACGACATGATGGTTCTCTGCTATCCGATGGCCAAAGTTGCCACGGCCATAGCCGGAATCGGGGCCCTGGTCTACATCGCCTGCCGCATCTGGCAGGCGATGGCCCGGGCCGAACCCATCGACCTCTTCCCGCTGCTGCGCCCTATGGCGATCGGCATCTGCATCATGTTCTTTCCGACCCTTGTGCTCGGGTCGCTCAACGGAATCCTCTCTCCTCTGGTGCAGGCCACCCACTCGCTGATGGTAGGCCAAACCTTTGACATGCAGGAGTGGCGGCAGGAGTGTGCACGCCTCGAACAGGAGAGCCGCGAGCGGCTTCCGGCAGAGAGCTACTACACCGAGGATGAAGAGAAGGAGCGCGAGTTGCAGGCCCTGGGCATCGACGAGCAGTCGCAGCAGTCCCTCGACCGGATGCAGAGCGAGCGGAAGTCGTGGAGCTTCAAGGGGATGATCCTGAAGGCCCTTACCACGATCATGGAGCTCTTCTTCGCCGCCGCGGGCGTGATTCTCGACGTGCTGCGGACCTTCTACCTGATCGTCCTCTCGCTGCTCGGGCCCATCGCCTTCGCCATCTCGATCTTCGACGGATTTCAGAATACCCTGGTGCAGTGGTTCTCCAAGTACATCTCCATCTACCTGTGGCTTCCCATCTCGGACCTCTTCTCGGCCATCATCGCCCGGCTGCAAACCCTCTCGCTGCAGCACGACGCCGAAATGATGGCGCAGGACTACAACTGGTATTTCGACATGTCGAACAGCATCAATCTGATCTTCATCCTCGTGGCCATCTGCGGCTATCTCTGCATACCCTCGATCGCCTCGTGGGTCGTGCAGGCCAACGGCTTCTCCTCCTACAACAAGACCACCTCGCGCGCTACGTCGCTCGTGAGCGGCGGTGCCGGATGGATCACCGGGAAGGTTTGGGCCGGGACCAAAAGTACGGTAGGTGGCGTCGGAAAGGGGCTGGCAACCGCAGCTCGCCTGATTATCAAAAAATAG